A window of the Streptomyces luomodiensis genome harbors these coding sequences:
- the pgi gene encoding glucose-6-phosphate isomerase, which translates to MNVEGRTRLDQLPEWHALSAHRKELGDAHLRELFAGDPERGRRLTLQVGDLHVDYSKHLVTDETLRLLRELARATKVAELRDAMFRGERINTTEDRAVLHIALRAPHSADIKVGGEDVVGEVHSVLTKMAVFADRVRSGDWTGHTGKRIKNVVNIGIGGSDLGPAMAYEVLRPYSDRSMTFRFVSNVDGADLHEAVRDLDPAETLFIVASKTFTTIETITNAVSARDWLLTGLRAGEEAVAKHFVAVSTNAEKVAGFGINTDNMFGFWDWVGGRYSFDSAIGLSLMVAIGAERFREMLAGFHLVDEHFATAPPEENVPLLMGLLGIWYDNFFDAQAHAVLPYSHYLSRFTDYLQQLDMESNGKSVDRDGNRVGWQTGPIVWGTPGTNGQHAYYQLLHQGTKLVPADLIGFARPVEDLPPGLESHHDLLMANLFAQGQALAFGKTAEEVVAEGVPEHLVAHKTFPGNRPTTTILASELTPSVLGQLIALYEHKVFVQGAVWNIDSFDQWGVELGKVLAKRVEPALTEGAEVPGLDTSTAHLVATYRSLRGR; encoded by the coding sequence ATGAACGTGGAAGGCCGCACCAGGCTGGACCAGCTGCCGGAATGGCATGCGCTGTCCGCACACCGCAAGGAGCTGGGCGACGCGCATCTGCGCGAGCTGTTCGCAGGCGACCCCGAGCGCGGCCGCCGGCTCACCCTTCAGGTCGGCGATCTCCATGTCGACTACTCCAAGCACCTGGTGACCGACGAGACCCTGCGGCTGCTGCGCGAGCTGGCGCGGGCCACCAAGGTGGCCGAGCTGCGGGACGCCATGTTCCGCGGTGAGCGGATCAACACCACCGAGGACCGCGCGGTGCTGCACATCGCGCTGCGCGCCCCGCACTCCGCGGACATCAAGGTGGGCGGCGAGGACGTGGTCGGCGAGGTGCACTCCGTGCTCACCAAGATGGCCGTCTTCGCCGACCGCGTCAGGTCCGGCGACTGGACCGGCCACACCGGCAAGCGGATCAAAAACGTCGTCAACATCGGCATCGGCGGCTCCGACCTGGGCCCGGCCATGGCGTACGAGGTGCTGCGGCCCTACAGCGACCGCTCGATGACGTTCCGGTTCGTCTCCAATGTGGACGGCGCGGATCTGCATGAGGCGGTGCGCGACCTGGACCCGGCCGAGACGCTGTTCATCGTCGCCTCCAAGACCTTCACCACCATCGAGACCATCACCAACGCCGTCTCCGCCCGCGACTGGCTGCTGACCGGGCTGCGCGCCGGCGAGGAGGCCGTCGCCAAGCACTTCGTGGCGGTGTCGACCAACGCCGAGAAGGTCGCCGGGTTCGGCATCAACACGGACAACATGTTCGGCTTCTGGGACTGGGTCGGCGGGCGTTACTCCTTCGACTCGGCTATCGGGCTCTCCCTGATGGTCGCCATCGGCGCGGAGCGCTTCCGCGAGATGCTGGCCGGCTTCCACCTGGTCGACGAGCACTTCGCCACCGCCCCGCCGGAGGAGAACGTTCCGCTGCTGATGGGCCTGCTGGGCATCTGGTACGACAACTTCTTCGACGCCCAGGCGCACGCCGTCCTGCCGTACAGCCACTACCTGTCGCGGTTCACCGACTATCTCCAGCAGCTGGACATGGAGTCCAACGGCAAGTCCGTGGACCGGGACGGCAATCGCGTCGGCTGGCAGACCGGCCCCATCGTCTGGGGCACCCCGGGCACCAACGGCCAGCACGCCTACTACCAGCTGCTCCACCAGGGCACCAAGCTGGTCCCGGCCGATCTGATCGGCTTCGCCCGGCCGGTCGAGGACCTGCCGCCCGGCCTGGAGTCCCACCACGACCTGCTGATGGCCAACCTCTTCGCCCAGGGCCAGGCGCTGGCCTTCGGCAAGACCGCCGAGGAGGTCGTCGCCGAGGGCGTGCCCGAGCACCTGGTGGCGCACAAGACCTTCCCCGGCAACCGCCCCACCACCACGATCCTCGCCTCCGAGCTCACCCCGTCGGTGCTGGGCCAGCTGATCGCCCTCTACGAGCACAAGGTGTTCGTCCAGGGCGCCGTCTGGAACATCGACTCCTTCGACCAGTGGGGAGTGGAGCTGGGCAAGGTGCTGGCCAAGCGGGTGGAGCCCGCGCTGACCGAGGGCGCCGAGGTGCCGGGTCTCGACACCTCCACCGCGCACCTGGTCGCCACCTACCGTTCGCTGCGCGGCCGCTGA